The DNA window attttttgaaaatgtacctccttttaaaaagttagtggtggtcctgaaaaggaccgaTTGCTTAATAAAAGTACAGGACTTTTTTAACCGCCAAATCCGTAGAGAGTGCGGCCTTGCCTCTTCAGAGCGTACACAACATCCATGGCTGTAACAGTCTTTCTCTTAGCGTGTTCGGTGTAGGTGACGGCATCACGAATTACGTTCTCCAAGAAAACCTTCAGAACACCACGCGTTTCCTCGTATATGAGTCCAGATATGCGCTTCACACCGCCACGACGAGCCAAACGGCGGATAGCAGGCTTCGTGATACCTTGGATGTTATCACGAAGCACTTTGCGATGACGCTTGGCGCCACCTTTTCCCAATCCCTTGCCTCCTTTACCACGACCAGTCATTATTCACTGTTTTATACTattctgcacacacacagtccgAAAGTCACTGAAGAactaatttcaacattttctgtgTGCCTCTATTTATACGTAAAACGCCAAAAACCCGAGAGAGTACGAATGATATGTTCGTTTCGTTCCTCGCTCGTCAATGAGATGGCCtctgtttctctttctctttctcaccATCCACGCTTGCTATATAAGTAGGTAGCAAATGCTCTGATCGTTTATTGTGTTTTGAAACGTGAAGTAGTGAACGTGAACTGTGGTGAAACTCAAATCGGAAATGGCTCGTACCAAGCAAACTGCACGTAAATCGACTGGTGGAAAGGCGCCACGCAAACAACTGGCTACTAAGGCCGCTCGCAAGAGCGTCCCTGCGACTGGAGGTGTAAAGAAGCCCCACCGCTATCGCCCTGGAACAGTGGCCTTGCGTGAGATCCGTCGCTACCAAAAGAGCACAGAGCTTCTGATCCGCAAACTGCCTTTCCAGCGTCTGGTGCGTGAAATCGCTCAGGACTTTAAGACTGACTTGCGATTCCAGAGCTCGGCTGTTATGGCCCTGCAGGAAGCTAGCGAAGCCTATCTGGTTGGTCTCTTTGAAGATACCAACTTGTGTGCCATTCATGCCAAACGTGTCACCATAATGCCGAAGGACATCCAATTAGCGCGACGCATCCGCGGCGAGCGTGCTTAAGTTGGCAAGGCTTCAATTGGCAGCCAAAGCCCTAGCATACTCTACAAtcggtccttttcaggaccacAAACCACATTCAAtgagatttaaatttttcttttgcagcctatttataaaagaatatatattagaatataatattatatatagaaaataataacagaattgatattctatattttgtcTTTGTGTTAAGTTCAGctgaatatattattgaaatgtttataaggGGCAAACGGCACTGAAACTtcaaacatttctaaaaaatagaaattctgCTAATGAAAGAATcgaaatattgttattttaattgttagcccaacattaataaaataaaagaaaaggttaatataaaaacagttgttttatattttttattagtgctAACTTCCTTTAGAACACTGAAATAGTCATACGGAGCAAGAACCACGTTACCTTCAAAcatctataaaaaatcaaaattctgcGAATGACAGTTTGGaaataatgtaattatatcgGTCAGTCCAATATTTAGAAAGTAACAGAAAACTATAACATAAagattgtttattaaaattttttcttagttttaacTCAATTTGGGAATATTATTGAAGAGGTCGTACGGGGCCAGTGGAACTGCCCCTTCAACCgtctgtaaaaaataaaagatctgtaaaaacttgttttgaaattggttaattacgtagggaaattcaatatctaatatacaaaagaaagagataatacaaaaaagattgctttatattttattattaaataaaaacattgtatgACATACTATATGAAGGCTGATATATGGTagggaaattgatttattttagacaaattatttataaaaatgcatgaaaactTTAATCTACTAAAGCAAACacgttattattttaagaaaatattaaaaatccattgtttttgacaatatatgtattttttagaatCAAAAACTATTGCTGAATGATGCCGTAGAGCAAACTTTTTATGTAGTTCATTGTCAACTTAAATCAAGTAATAAAGTATCTCAAACAATAATAGACGCTCcttttttaggttttcctAAAGGTCGAAAGTTGAAGTTGTAATAAACTTCGGGAAtctctaaattattttcatgatttataatttaaaaacatgtttttctataaattgctctagataaaaatgtgaatattcAAGTTCAATCAACATTAAAAAGTCACTAAAACCATATAtcaacatttgaaaaattcataatgaaaaaataattatttaagaatgtagaactattaaaacttacttttaataaatattttaaacacttaatatttaaaaaaaaagtttgcacttcAAGCAAACATCAACATAGTAAATGACTGCTAGCAGTCGTATTGTCAAAGTGCTCTCCTCCTCGATTCTCATCCGAGCGAGGGAGGTTGGCAATCAGCGCGCGGACTATTTTCTGAAGAAAAAAAGGGTTCTTAGTGAAGAAAAATGTCTGATTCTGCAGTTGCAACGTCCGCTTCTCCAGTGGCTGCCCCATCCGCGACAGTTGAGAAAaaggtggcccaaaaaaaggcaTCTGGATCTGCCGgcacaaaggcaaagaaagcCAATGTGGCGCCGTCACATCCGCCAACTCAGCACATGGTGGACGCttcgattaaaaatttaaaggaacGTGGCGGCTCATCACttctggcaataaaaaaatatatcactgCCACTTATAAATGCGACGCCCAAAAGTTAGCTCCATTCATCAagaagtacttaaaatcggcCGTGGTCAATGGAAAGCTTATCCAAACAAAGGGAAAGGGTGCATCTGGATCATTTAAACTTTCGGCCTCCGCCAAGAAGGATAAGGATCCGAAGGCGAAGTCGAGGGTTTTGTCTGCTgagaaaaaagtggaaagcaaGAAGGTAGCATCCAAGAAGACTGGTGCTTCCTCCAAAAAAACTGCCGCTGGGGCTGCTGACAAAAAGCCCAAGGCTAAGAAGGCTGTGGCCACCAAAAAGACTgccgagaaaaagaaaaccgagaAGGCAAAAGCCAAGGATGCTAAGAAAACTGGAATCGTAAAGTCGAAGCCCGCCGCAACAAAGGCGAAAGCGACCGCGACCGCAGCGAAGCCGAAGGCTACAGCAGCCAAAGccccaaaggcaaagccaGCGGCGTctgcaaaacccaaaaagactGCGAAGAAAGCAGCGGTTTCTGCTACGGCCAAGAAGCCGAAAGCAAAGACTACGGCCGCCAAGAagtaaattgtgaaaaagtaCAGTAGTTAGTACATGTTCGCAATCAAAATTTTAGATTTCAACatctgaaatttgtttaaacaagcCCTTTTCAGGGCTACAACGATTCGTTGCAAGAgaaaaaactttcatttaaatgctatttgaaaattaaaatgctccattaattttattggcaacCATCGCGTCGTGTCTGGTTATTGAATTACGTTGCTTTTTGAGCGTATTGAGTTTTCGTTTCCGattttttggtatatatttaaacaaatttgaacaattttaacCCCATAGTGGGAATGGATAAGTTGAAATCGacgatatattgaaaaatacatttccttgGTGAAACACATTGTGGCCCTGAAAAGGGCCGTTTTGGATTAATGTCCGCAGCATTCGTAGGAACAAATTATTTGGAGCTGGTGTACTTGGTGACAGCCTTGGTTCCCTCACTGACAGCATGCTTGGCCAACTCTCCCGGCAGAAGCAGGCGAACAGCCGTTTGGATTTCTCGACTGGTGATGGTCGAGCGCTTGTTGTAGTGAGCCAGACGAGACGCCTCGGCAGCAATGCGCTCGAAAATATCATTTACAAAGCTGTTCATGATGCTCATCGCCTTAGATGAAATGCCGGTGTCAGGATGGACCTGCTTGAGAACCTTGTAAATGTAGATGGCATAGCTCTCCTTCCTCttgcgcttctttttcttgtcggTCTTGGTGATATTCTTCTGAGCCTTGCCAGCCTTCTTGGCTGCCTTTCCACTAGTTTTCGGCGGCATTAttcactttatttatattttcacaaacaCAATTCACTTATCATAATGTGGCTCCGAACGcgttcatttttatacttttttacgaACAATCATTTCAGGTCTAAGTAACCTACCCCTAACTGAAAGCGCTGGCAGacgaaaaagtataaatatttccctgCCGGGGTTCGGCCAGCATTCGTGTTCCGTGTGTAAAGTGAACTAAGTGAAATAAACGCAAAGCAAAATGTCTGGACgtggaaaaggtggcaaagtGAAGGGAAAGGCAAAGTCCCGCTCCAACCGTGCCGGTCTTCAATTCCCTGTGGGCCGTATTCACCGTCTGCTCCGGAAGGGCAACTACGCCGAGCGTGTTGGTGCAGGCGCTCCAGTTTACCTAGCAGCCGTAATGGAATATCTGGCCGCTGAAGTTCTCGAGTTGGCAGGCAATGCTGCTCGTGACAACAAGAAGACTAGAATTATTCCGCGTCATTTACAGCTGGCCATCCGCAACGACGAGGAGTTAAACAAGCTGCTCTCCGGCGTCACTATTGCCCAAGGTGGAGTCTTGCCGAATATTCAGGCTGTTCTGTTGCCCAAAAAGACCGAGAAGAAGGCTTAAACTAAACGTTTCAAAAGCTGAATACCTACTTGTACATAAAATCATCAATCAAACCGTCCTTTTCAGGACGACCAAATTGTTACCaaagatttgaaaaattttttaactaCGTTACTATTATGttgtattgaataaattatacaaaaaattattttaggaattgtcatattttatttatatatgcagtaagatttttcaaattttctattatataaaatataaagtagtttttttatttttcgcactCCACGATGCGTTGATATACACACGGTGTCTGAATTCAGTACAGTCTGTACAAAGCCATGTTATGAATCTatcaatatatacacactatACTCTCAATTTGGTCTACCTGAAGAAGCAATCAATGATCGACATTTAGTTTGATGCAATAGCGGACTACCTCATTCTTGGGGTTCCCAACCAATAAAAGgacatattttttgaaaatgtacctccttttaaaaagttagtggtggtcctgaaaaggaccgaTTGCTTAATAAAAGTACAGGACTTTTTTAACCGCCAAATCCGTAGAGAGTGCGGCCTTGCCTCTTCAGAGCGTACACAACATCCATGGCTGTAACAGTCTTTCTCTTAGCGTGTTCGGTGTAGGTGACGGCATCACGAATTACGTTCTCCAAGAAAACCTTCAGAACACCACGCGTTTCCTCGTATATGAGTCCAGATATGCGCTTCACACCGCCACGACGAGCCAAACGGCGGATAGCAGGCTTCGTGATACCTTGGATGTTATCACGAAGCACTTTGCGATGACGCTTGGCGCCACCTTTTCCCAATCCCTTGCCTCCTTTACCACGACCAGTCATTATTCACTGTTTTATACTattctgcacacacacagtccgAAAGTCACTGAAGAactaatttcaacattttctgtgTGCCTCTATTTATACGTAAAACGCCAAAAACCCGAGAGAGTACGAATGATATGTTCGTTTCGTTCCTCGCTCGTCAATGAGATGGCCtctgtttctctttctctttctcaccATCCACGCTTGCTATATAAGTAGGTAGCAAATGCTCTGATCGTTTATTGTGTTTTGAAACGTGAAGTAGTGAACGTGAACTGTGGTGAAACTCAAATCGGAAATGGCTCGTACCAAGCAAACTGCACGTAAATCGACTGGTGGAAAGGCGCCACGCAAACAACTGGCTACTAAGGCCGCTCGCAAGAGCGCCCCTGCGACTGGAGGTGTAAAGAAGCCCCACCGCTATCGCCCTGGAACAGTGGCCTTGCGTGAGATCCGTCGCTACCAAAAGAGCACAGAGCTTCTGATCCGCAAACTGCCTTTCCAGCGTCTGGTGCGTGAAATCGCTCAGGACTTTAAGACTGACTTGCGATTCCAGAGCTCGGCTGTTATGGCCCTGCAGGAAGCTAGCGAAGCCTATCTGGTTGGTCTCTTTGAAGATACCAACTTGTGTGCCATTCATGCCAAACGTGTCACCATAATGCCGAAGGACATCCAATTAGCGCGACGCATCCGCGGCGAGCGTGCTTAAGTTGGCAAGGCTTCAATTGGCAGCCAAAGCCCTAGCATACTCTACAAtcggtccttttcaggaccacAAACCACATTCAAtgagatttaaatttttcttttgcagcctatttataaaagaatatatattagaatataatattatatatagaaaataataacagaattgatattctatattttgtcTTTGTGTTAAGTTCAGctgaatatattattgaaatgtttataaggGGCAAACGGCACTGAAACTtcaaacatttctaaaaaatagaaattctgCTAATGAAAGAATcgaaatattgttattttaattgttagcccaacattaataaaataaaagaaaaggttaatataaaaacagttgttttatattttttattagtgctAACTTCCTTTAGAACACTGAAATAGTCATACGGAGCAAGAACCACGTTACCTTCAAAcatctataaaaaatcaaaattctgcGAATGACAGTTTGGaaataatgtaattatatcgGTCAGTCCAATATTTAGAAAGTAACAGAAAACTATAACATAAagattgtttattaaaattttttcttagttttaacTCAATTTGGGAATATTATTGAAGAGGTCGTACGGGGCCAGTGGAACTGCCCCTTCAACCgtctgtaaaaaataaaagatctgtaaaaacttgttttgaaattggttaattacgtagggaaattcaatatctaatatacaaaagaaagagataatacaaaaaagattgctttatattttattattaaataaaaacattgtatgACATACTATATGAAGGCTGATATATGGTagggaaattgatttattttagacaaattatttataaaaatgcatgaaaactTTAATCTACTAAAGCAAACacgttattattttaagaaaatattaaaaatccattgtttttgacaatatatgtattttttagaatCAAAAACTATTGCTGAATGATGCCGTAGAGCAAACTTTTTATGTAGTTCATTGTCAACTTAAATCAAGTAATAAAGTATCTCAAACAATAATAGACGCTCcttttttaggttttcctAAAGGTCGAAAGTTGAAGTTGTAATAAACTTCGGGAAtctctaaattattttcatgatttataatttaaaaacatgtttttctataaattgctctagataaaaatgtaaatattcaAGTTCAATCAACATTAAAAAGTCACTAAAACCATATAtcaacatttgaaaaattcataatgaaaaaataattatttaagaatgtagaactattaaaacttacttttaataaatattttaaacacttaatatttaaaaaaaaagtttgcacttcAAGCAAACATCAACATAGTAAATGACTGCTAGCAGTCGTATTGTCAAAGTGCTCTCCTCCTCGATTCTCATCCGGGCGAGGGAGGTTGGCAAACAGCGCGCGGACCATTTTCTGAAGAAAAAAAGTGTTCTTAGTGAAGAAAAATGTCTGATTCTGCAGTTGCAACGTCCGCTTCTCCAGTGGCTGCCCCATCCGCGACAGTTGAGAAAaaggtggcccaaaaaaaggcaTCTGGATCTGCCGgcacaaaggcaaagaaagcCAATGCGGCGCCGTCACATCCGCCAACTCAGCAAATGGTGGACGCttcgattaaaaatttaaaggaacGTGGCGGCTCATCACttctggcaataaaaaaatatatcactgCCACTTATAAATGCGACGCCCAAAAGTTAGCTCCATTCATCAagaagtacttaaaatcggcCGTGGTCAATGGAAAGCTTATCCAAACAAAGGGAAAGGGTGCATCTGGATCATTTAAACTTTCGGCCTCCGCCAAGAAGGATAAGGATCCGAAGGCGAAGTCGAGGGTTTTGTCTGCTgagaaaaaagtggaaagcaaGAAGGTAGCATCCAAGAAGACTGGTGCTTCCTCCAAAAAAACTGCCGCTGGGGCTGCTGACAAAAAGCCCAAGGCTAAGAAGGCTGTGGCCACCAAAAAGACTgccgagaaaaagaaaaccgagaAGGCAAAAGCCAAGGATGCTAAGAAAACTGGAATCGTAAAGTCGAAGCCCGCCGCAACAAAGGCGAAAGCGACCGCGACCGCAGCGAAGTCGAAGGCTACAGCAGCCAAAGccccaaaggcaaagccaGCGGCGTctgcaaaacccaaaaagactGCGAAGAAAGCAGCGGTTTCTGCTACGGCCAAGAAGCCGAAAGCAAAGACTACGGCCGCCAAGAagtaaattgtgaaaaagtaCAGTAGTTAGTACATGTTCGCAATCAAAATTTTAGATTTCAACatctgaaatttgtttaaacaagcCCTTTTCAGGGCTACAACGATTCGTTGCAAGAgaaaaaactttcatttaaatgctatttgaaaattaaaatgctccattaattttattggcaacCATCGCGTCGTGTCTGGTTATTGAATTACGTTGCTTTTTGAGCGTATTGAGTTTTCGTTTCCGattttttggtatatatttaaacaaatttgaacaattttaacCCCATAGTGGGAATGGATAAGTTGAAATCGacgatatattgaaaaatacatttccttgGTGAAACACATTGTGGCCCTGAAAAGGGCCGTTTTGGATTAATGTCCGCAGCATTCGTAGGAACAAATTATTTGGAGCTGGTGTACTTGGTGACAGCCTTGGTTCCCTCACTGACAGCATGCTTGGCCAACTCTCCCGGCAGAAGCAGGCGAACAGCCGTTTGGATTTCTCGACTGGTGATGGTCGAGCGCTTGTTGTAGTGAGCCAGACGAGACGCCTCGGCAGCAATGCGCTCGAAAATATCATTTACAAAGCTGTTCATGATGCTCATCGCCTTAGATGAAATGCCGGTGTCAGGATGGACCTGCTTGAGAACCTTGTAAATGTAGATGGCATAGCTCTCCTTCCTCttgcgcttctttttcttgtcggTCTTGGTGATATTCTTCTGAGCCTTGCCAGCCTTCTTGGCTGCCTTTCCACTAGTTTTCGGCGGCATTATTcactttacttatattttcacaaacaCAATTCACTTATCATAATGTGGCTCTGAACGcgttcatttttatacttttttacgaACAATCATTTCAGGTCTAAGTCACCCACCCCTAACTGAAAGCGCTGGCAGacgaaaaagtataaatatttccctgCCGGGGTTCGGCCAGCATTCGTGTTCCGTGTGTAAAGTGAACTAAGTGAAATAAACGCAAAGCAAAATGTCTGGACgtggaaaaggtggcaaagtGAAGGGAAAGGCAAAGTCCCGCTCCAACCGTGCCGGTCTTCAATTCCCTGTGGGCCGTATTCACCGTCTGCTCCGGAAGGGCAACTACGCCGAGCGTGTTGGTGCAGGCGCTCCAGTTTACCTAGCAGCCGTAATGGAATATCTGGCCGCTGAAGTTCTCGAGTTGGCAGGCAATGCTGCT is part of the Drosophila yakuba strain Tai18E2 unplaced genomic scaffold, Prin_Dyak_Tai18E2_2.1 Segkk15_quiver_pilon_scaf, whole genome shotgun sequence genome and encodes:
- the LOC120322209 gene encoding histone H2B, which produces MPPKTSGKAAKKAGKAQKNITKTDKKKKRKRKESYAIYIYKVLKQVHPDTGISSKAMSIMNSFVNDIFERIAAEASRLAHYNKRSTITSREIQTAVRLLLPGELAKHAVSEGTKAVTKYTSSK
- the LOC120322223 gene encoding histone H4: MTGRGKGGKGLGKGGAKRHRKVLRDNIQGITKPAIRRLARRGGVKRISGLIYEETRGVLKVFLENVIRDAVTYTEHAKRKTVTAMDVVYALKRQGRTLYGFGG
- the LOC120322188 gene encoding histone H2A, yielding MSGRGKGGKVKGKAKSRSNRAGLQFPVGRIHRLLRKGNYAERVGAGAPVYLAAVMEYLAAEVLELAGNAARDNKKTRIIPRHLQLAIRNDEELNKLLSGVTIAQGGVLPNIQAVLLPKKTEKKA
- the LOC120322185 gene encoding histone H1 is translated as MSDSAVATSASPVAAPSATVEKKVAQKKASGSAGTKAKKANAAPSHPPTQQMVDASIKNLKERGGSSLLAIKKYITATYKCDAQKLAPFIKKYLKSAVVNGKLIQTKGKGASGSFKLSASAKKDKDPKAKSRVLSAEKKVESKKVASKKTGASSKKTAAGAADKKPKAKKAVATKKTAEKKKTEKAKAKDAKKTGIVKSKPAATKAKATATAAKSKATAAKAPKAKPAASAKPKKTAKKAAVSATAKKPKAKTTAAKK
- the LOC120322187 gene encoding histone H2A, translating into MSGRGKGGKVKGKAKSRSNRAGLQFPVGRIHRLLRKGNYAERVGAGAPVYLAAVMEYLAAEVLELAGNAARDNKKTRIIPRHLQLAIRNDEELNKLLSGVTIAQGGVLPNIQAVLLPKKTEKKA
- the LOC120322186 gene encoding histone H1-like; translation: MSDSAVATSASPVAAPSATVEKKVAQKKASGSAGTKAKKANVAPSHPPTQHMVDASIKNLKERGGSSLLAIKKYITATYKCDAQKLAPFIKKYLKSAVVNGKLIQTKGKGASGSFKLSASAKKDKDPKAKSRVLSAEKKVESKKVASKKTGASSKKTAAGAADKKPKAKKAVATKKTAEKKKTEKAKAKDAKKTGIVKSKPAATKAKATATAAKPKATAAKAPKAKPAASAKPKKTAKKAAVSATAKKPKAKTTAAKK